Genomic DNA from Gimesia aquarii:
TCGAGGGGCGGTTTCCGAAGAGGTCAGCAAGGCACTTCTCGATGTGAAACAGAATGTTGTCGGGGTTGTGATCAACGCTATTGATGATCGATTGGCGAACGCCCAACAGATTCGTGACAACTGGTCGATCAGCCGCATCAATCCGTTAGGAGCGTTGCTACGGTTGGCCAGAGACTCAGGCCGAGTTGTTGTCTTGGCCAGTGATCATGGTCACGTTTGGCATCGAACCGACTCACATTTCGATCCATCCACCGAGGGCAGTCGTTGGCGTCAGAACGATAGCGACTGCAAAGACGGAGAGCTTGTTGTTTCGGGCAAGCGTGTCATTCCGGCTGATAGCATCATCGTCCCATGGACGGAAACGATTCACTACAAAAGGAAACAGCACGGGTATCACAGCGGAGCGACTCCACAGGAAATGGTTTGTCCACTGGTCCTGCTCACCGACAGAAGCAGCGACTATTCCAATATGAAACGGTGCGTCTACCCGTTTCCTGACTGGTGGTCTCCAGCACCGGTGGCATCGCCAGTGGAACCAGAGCCCGTCGTTCATGTGACTGTGCCTTCTGGACATCCAACACTATTTGATAACTTGGAGCCGGATGAGTCACCAGAGAAGGATGCGGTAAAAACTACCCCAGTTAAAGTGCTGCCAGTCAGTGCAGACTGGATTGATAGACTGCTGGCGTCTGAGGCATACAAAGATCAGAAATCCAAGATCAAGCGACACCCACCACAGGATTCAGTTATCCGTCAGGTTCTTGAAACACTGAATGCGGCGGGAGGTTTCCTGACGCCCGGTGCGTTCATCAAAGAAACTAGTATGCCAGCGGCAAGACTTGATCAGGTGATTGCGAACATCCGGCGAGTTCTGAACGTGGATGGATACGAAATTCTCGTGATTGATCGCACGGAAAACAAAGTGGAATTGAATATCACCAAATTAAAACGACAGTTTGACGTTGAGTAATTATGGAAGTTAGCCCCGAAAAACGACGAGAGATCATATCCGCTCTGAGAAAAGGTACTGTTCCACAGCGTGGACTGGACTTTCTGGCAGTTGGCCTAAGTCCATTTGAGGAGACGATTAAGTCTGAACTCAACGACGTGGCTGAAGGTGGGGCAATCTTCAAAGCGGTGCGTGGTGAGTATGGTTGCGGCAAAACATTTTTTGGGCGTTGGGTTCAGGAACAAGCAAAGCTGAACGGTTTCGCCACCGCCGAAGTGCAAATCAGTGAAACAGAAACGCCGTTGCACAAACTGGAAACTGTGTATCGCCGAGCAATGGAACAACTTTCGACGGCGGATTGTTTTTTGGGAGCATTCCGCTCGGTCATTGATGGTTGGTTCTACGGGCTTGAAGAAGACGTTCTGGCCGAAGGCACAATTGATCCCAACGATATTGAAACGCTGGCGAAAAAGTCCGACGAGTTGCTTGAACAACGTCTTGTTGAAATCACACGAGCGACTCCTCAGTTTTCCGCCGCACTACGCTCCTATCGAGCCGCTCAGCGTGCCAATGATCACGCCACGGCGGAAGGACTGGCTGGCTGGTTGGCAGGACAACCGCACATCTCTGCTTCGGTCAAACGAACGGCGGGAATCAAAGGTGACGTGGATCACTTCGCAGCGCTCAGCTTCCTTCGTGGATTATTGCTGATCCTCAAGGACTCCGGGTATTCTGGTTTAGTGTTAGTGCTGGATGAAATCGAGACGATTCAACGTGTTCGATCTGACGTTCGTGAAAAAGGATTGAATGCGCTCAGGCAATTGCTTGATGACGTGGATGGCGGTCGATTCCCGAATCTCTATCTGGCAATCACAGGCACTCCTGCTTTCTATGATGGTCCTCAGGGAATTCAGCGACTTGAACCGTTAGCACAACGACTACATGTGGATTTTCAGACGGATGCCCGATTCGATAACCCTCGGGCTGTGCAATTGCGACTGACCACATTTGACAACCAGAAGTTGATTGAGGTTGGAACCAAAGTCCGAGATTTGTATGCTACAGATTGTTCCGCACCGGATCGAATTCGACGCTTGGCCAATAACGAGTATATTGAAACACTGGCCCGCTATATGACAGGAAAACTCGGAGGCAAAGTTGGTATTGCCCCACGATTGTTTCTCAAAAAATTAGTGTCGGATATACTGGATCGCATTGATCAACATGACGAATTTGATCCCCGTGTGAATTATGAGCTAACCGTCTCCACTAGTGAAATGACCAGCATTGAGCGAGAGGCTCAGGCCAAGACAGTTGATGACATCGAGTTGGATTTGTGAACGCCTTTGACCGCCTACATTCCGCACTTCAACATCACATCGTAAATTCGCTTGGCTGGCGAGACCTGCGAGAAGTACAGTCGTTGTCCATTGATGCGTATCTTGACGGCAACAACATGGTCGTGCTGGCTCCAACCGCTGGCGGAAAAACGGAGTCTGCGTTCTTTCCTGTAATGTCTCAGATGTTGGATGAGTCTTGGCAAGGTATTTCGGTTCTGTACGTCAGCCCGATCAAGGCGCTGCTTAATAATCAAGAACAGCGTCTTCACAAGTACATGCAGTTGGTCGGACGGCGAGCCGCTTTGTGGCACGGTGACACTCCCCAAGGCGAGCGAAAGCGAATACTGGCCGAGCCACCGGATCTGTTGCTGACCACACCGGAATCTCTGGAGGTCATGCTGGTTTCATCCAAGATTGATCACCACCGTTTTTTCAGCAACGTGAGGGTCGTCGTCATCGACGAACTCCATGCGTTTGCCGGTGATGATCGTGGTTGGCACTTGTTGTCGGTGTTCTCCCGCATTGGTCAGATTGCCAAGCGAGATATCCAGCGGATAGGGTTGTCGGCCACTGTTGGAAATCCTCAAGAGATGCTGGAGTGGCTCTCGTCTGGTTCCGAACGACCTCAAGAAGTGGTCTGGCCAAAAGGCAGTGACTCAAAGACGCCGGATGTGCAACTCGACTATGTGGGATCGCTGGCAAACGCCGCCAAGGTTATCAGCTTGCTACATCAAGGTGAGAAGAGATTGGTGTTCTGCGACAGTCGATCACGAGTTGAACAGTTGGCGGTTTCGTTGCGGCAGTATGGCATCGACACATTTGTCTCACATAGTTCGCTTGGAATTGATGAGCGTCGGCAGGCCGAAGAAGCATTTTCCCAGCGTCACAACTGCGTCATTGTGGCAACGAGTTCGCTGGAGCTTGGTCTCGATGTCGGTGATCTCGACAGAGTGATTCAGATTGATGCGCCCGGCAGTGTTTCCTCGTTCCTGCAACGGATGGGACGCACGGGTCGCCGTGCCGACATGAACCGCAACTGCCTTTTTCTGGCAACCAGCGATGAGGGGCTATTGCGTGCTGCCGCTCTCATCGAATTGTGGCAGAGAGATTATGTTGAGCCGGTCCAAGCTCCGCCATGCCCATACCACATTCTTGCCCAGCAATTGATGGCCTTGATTCTTCAGGAACGAGGAATTGGAAGCTCGCAATGGCTTCAGTGGGTGGAGAGTGTGCCCGGTTTTGCAGAGATGAAGCCTGAACAAGTAGCCGAGCTTGTCGAGTTCATGATCGCCAAGGGAATTCTGTGGAGCGACAACGGCATCTTGGCGTTTGCCCCTGAAGGTGAAGCGACTTTCGGTCGGCGGAACTTCATGGACATTCTGTCGGTCTTCACTTCGCCCCCGTTGTTCAAGGTAATATCCGGTCAGAAGGAACTCGGCAACGTCCACGAATCGACGTTCTACCGCAAAGAAGAGGGCCCGGCGGTCTTGGTGCTGGCGGGACGAAGCTGGAAGACAAAACACTTGGATTGGAAACGAAGACTCGCACACGTGGAGCCAACCGAAGAAAAAGGGAGATCACGTTGGCTGGGTGAAGGCCAGATGCTCAGTCATGCCATTTGCCAAAGCATCCGCCGCATCCTTGCCTCGGAAGAGAACGATCCAGCGTGGTCACAACGAACAATTCAGCAATTTGATGATCTGCGGGATGAACATCCATGGGTTTCAGACGGCTCGACCAGTCTTATACTTCAGCCTAATGGTGAGATTCGCTGGTGGACGTTTGCCGGTGGCATCGCCAATACGCTGCTGGCTGACACGCTTAAATCTAACTGCGACGTGAAGGGCGACAATCTCAGCTTGAGTTTCCCGACAGCTTCATCGCTGGAAACTGTGTCCGAATTCATCAATGGATTGCAATTGGAGAACGTACGACTGATCCCGAACAACGACGCAATGGAGAACTTGAAATTCTCTGAATGTCTGTCGCCTGAGATTGCTTCTGAGGTGTTCACATCACGGTTTAGCGATCGGGCGGGAGTGGTACAAGCACTTCAGGAACAAAGACGAGTGGTCGTTCACACAGGATAAGAATGATGGTACAGACATGAGCAAGCAGAAAACCGAATTCTTTCGACTACCCGTCGTCTCCGCAGGAGCCGAGTATCTCGTCATGGGCTACCTCATGCGGCGAAACATCCTGACGTACAAGGCCCCCCCGAACAATGAGGGATACGACTTGATCTGCATTCACCCCAACCCACGTCATCAGCCAAAGAAGGGTGAATTGGCACAAGTTCGAGTGCAAGTGAAGAGTCGCTACGCCACCGATTGCGACCGTGGATTTCCGGTGAAAGAAGCGAGCCTTGACGCCTTCGATTTTCTTGTCGTGGCCTTCCTCAATATCGGCAAGTTCTTTAACAAGAACGACGGATCATCTGGAGATCAGGAAACGGAGTTCTTCACGCTTCCAAACGAATTCATTCGGGAACATCACGACGCATCATCGACGTGGCAGAAGGTTAAGTTGCGCACACTTCAGCAAGAAATTGTTCCATTCAAGAATGAGGCTGGATTCGAATTGATTGCCGAGAAGTTGGGGATTCCACGGCCTCGGAAAGTGAAAGCACAAAAGGTGTCATCGTGATTCACCAAACAGGGATAGCATCTGCAATTGGATGGGTTGATTTTTCGTCAGAGCATCGTGAGAAGGTCAAGTCAGTCATCGACTTGCTCTCCACTCCCGGTGTGGTTGATGAGCTTGGAATTGGCGTCATCCGTGATTCTTTCTCGGACTCGCTCTTTCCGGGCATCTCCACGATCCAAACGAGGGCGAAATATTTTCTGACGGTGCCTCGAATCTTTCGTGATTACGAAAAGCTTTCGGCCAGCAAACGCCGTGGCAAGAAACTGGCCACCTACCTCAACGACCATGAGAACCTTTGCATGGAAGCCATGGTTGCCAATCATGAAGATGATCCACAAGGTGGGATCATCGGGGAGTCCTTTGCTGAAAAACAGGGTGAGGTTCAGCGCAAGCCGTCTTCCGTTTATTGGACTGGGATTCGGCAGTTCGGTTTGATTCGCACGCCACTATCTCTTCAGGCATTTTGTCGGAGATTTGCCAATCCCGACCAGCCCCTTCAGGACTTGGTTCAAGGATCTGACAAAACAAAGGGTGATGACCCTGATGCGGCGGGACAGGAAAACACAACGATCAACGGCCCCGCTTACATGGATGGCTGGATCGAGTCGCTGACAGTTGATCTGTCAAAAGAGGAAGCTTACTTTCTCTCAAACCAGATGCAGGCTCGTGTCCCCATGAGCTTGCTGGGACAAATCCTTCTTGACTCCGAGGTGCAAACGCAGTTTCTCTCTCTGCCGAGCGAATGGAACTTCACCACATTTGCTGATGAAGCTCCGTTTCTTGGCCAGTTACCGGAGAGCCTTCGGAAGATCATTGCTGGTGCAAGAGACTTCTGGCAACTGATGTATGGTGCCCACGTCCGCTACAACTGCCTCCTGCAAATGCAACACGGCACAAGTGCAGTGAGGGGCGAATTCGAAGCCGAATGGGATGAATGGCTGGAGGATTTGCAGTCATTTCCATGGGCACGCTGGGATACAGGATTACTTTGGAAGTTGACCAAGATTCATCGTCGCAGAGTTCGAGACAACACGGTTCATTTTGTTGAGTCATGGATTGAGGGACTTCGCAGCGGGGATGACACTAAGTCACTTGATGAGTTGGTAACTCGGCAGGAACGGTTCAATAAAAAGGGCCGTGCTCGTCTGAATCCAACCGCCGAAGAGAGCATCAGCGAGTGGGTAGGCATCGCCGATCTGAATTACCGGCTGAACGTGGCCCGAACGATCATCAGTGACATCCACGTCGCTATTGCTCAATCGGAGGGCGACGATGCTTGACGTGAAGAAGCACCGACTTGATTACGGTACAATGTTGATTCCACCATCGGGCTATCGGTTGGCAAAAGCTGTGGCTGCGACGTACTCGCTGGATTTGAATACGCTGCTTTCGATTCCGGTTGCTCTTTTCTTTTCGCAAACACTCGAAGGAAACTTCGAGACCGAGCGAGTTCAATTACTGGAAGCCATCCAGCGATGTCCTGATGTACTGCGTGTTTATCACCAATCAGGCAAGATGCACGTCCCACAAAAACACAATCGTTTGTACGGCCTTCTGGAGCCATGTGTCGTCGGCATTCTTCCAGAAAACGCATACACGTCGTTTCATCCGAAAGTTTGGGTGCTCCGATATGAGCATGACGATGAACCGACAAAATACCGAGTCATCGTCCTGAGCCGAAACCTGACCTACGACCGAAGCTGGGATATCGCTGCTCATCTTGACGGCGAAGTCACAGATGAGAAGAAGAAGAAAACACAGCCTCTAGCGTCATTCGTAAAGTACATGACTTCGTTTGAGCGATTTGATGGTGACAGAAAGTTCATTGCAGACTTGCGGAAGGTCAAATTTGAAACCCCTGCTGGTTTCAACAGCAATTTCTTTTTTCATCCAATCGGGTTCGACGAATTTCGCAATCCTCTTAAGGAGCAAACGGGAAACCGAGCGATTTGTATCAGCCCATTCGTTCATGACGACGCAGTGAAAATGTTGCGGCGAAATGTAACAGACGAGTTAATGCTGTTTGGTTGCCGGGAAGAACTTCGAAAGCTCAATACGGAGACTCTTGACGACATTCGAGCATTCTGCATCTCCGACCTCATCGTAGACGGAGAAAGTCAAGATAAAGGAGAGGATGGCGAAGGCGAACAGGCTGAGCAAAATCTCCATGCAAAACTCTTCGTGTTTCAAGGAGAGTCGAGTCGGAACTCGTGGTTTCTTGGTTCGGTTAATGCGACCAAAGCAGCGTTGGAGCGAAACGTCGAATTCCTGTTGGAACTGAGAGGTAGCGGGGCAGCAGCGCAACTTGATCGACTGAAAGATGAATTGTTGGGCGAAGATGAAAAAGGTGGCATCTTTCAGGAATATGCACATCCGTCAGAACCTATTGGCGATTCTGGCGAAAGGAAACTTGAAGAAAAGCTCCGAGTGCTTGAGTTCAATCTTCTGAAGCACTTGGCGATCAAACAAGCAGAAGTAACTCCGTCTGAGAATGAAGCCAACTACGACCTGCATCTGGTACTTGGTCCCGGTCGTCGAAAATGGGAAGGCTTGACGGTCAAGGTTTCGCCCTTCAATTCGGACGGAAACGAGCCCCAAGAGTTGCTGGCCGGACGACAGACAAGGCTGACGTTCCTGAACATTAACGAAAGCAATCTCAGTAGATTTCTGCGATTTGAAATATGGGAAGGTGCGGAGCGGCTGCGAGCCTTCTTGATGAAGGTGGAGATCGAAGGTCTCCCTGAGAGCCGAATCAGTCGCATTTTGCGGAGCATTATCAATAGTCGAGATCGCTTCTTCGAATATCTTCGTTTTCTACTAGAGGATGACTTGAACAAGGAATCGGTCGGAACCGAACCAGACGACGACCGAAGTGATCCCAAGGGCGATGATGTAAGCATCTGGGACATGTCTACTCCAATCTTCGAACAATTGTTGCTTGCTGCATCACGTTCGCCTCGCCGTCTCAAGTCCATCGACGATGTGATTCAGCAACTTCGCAAGGAGGAAGGTGAGGATTCGACGAGCAACGTCATTCCACACGAGTTCTTGGACTTTTGGGAAGCATTCAAAGAAATCGTTCCTCAACAAAGGCGGAGGAAACGACAGTGAAGCCGCCTCAGTTGGATGAACATGTCACTCGCAGCCTCGACTTGCTGAAGGACTTTCAGCGAGCCACCGTGGACGTAGTTTACGATAGCCTTTTCCATCACGGTCAACGGCGAATGCTTGTCGCTGATGAAGTTGGGCTAGGAAAGACCATTGTGGCCAAAGGCGTAATTGCCCGGCGAATCATGGAGCGGCCAGACTTGGAAAGGAAAAAACCGCTCAAGGTGACATATATTTGCTCGAATCAAGTCATCGCCCATGAGAATGTCGGAAAGCTGGATGTCTACCCCGATCAGAGATCACATGATCGCTTTGCAAGTCGATTGACCTTCTTGGCATTTGAGCCCGAAGGGGGCGATGAAGGAGTGCTTCGACTCAACACGCTGACGCCAGCAACTTCCTTCAACAAGGGTAGCAGCACTGGCCAACAAGGTGAACGTCGGATCTTGTTCTCGCTTCTCATGCAGGACGAGCAGCTAAGAAGCTACGGAAAACCTGTTTCCGCCATGTTGCGGGCTGGTGTTCAAAAGGCAGCGAGCGAGTGGTTCGCAAAACTTAAGTCCGAGATTGACAAGCCATGCGGATTTGAACTTCGACCTTGCTGCCACGAACGATTCCTGAAAGCAATACGAAAAAAGAAACTAAAATATTCCGACTGCCCGTTATTCCATCACCTCGGAATTTTCAGATCGATTTCACTCTACGATGCCGTGTTCGAATTCAGCAAACTGCTGACGCTGAAGAACCTTGGAAAATACCGTGACGGTTCAGACCACCTCGTTCGAGAATTGAAGGACATCTTGTCGGAAGTGTGCGTTGATTACATCGATGCCGACATTTACATTCTCGACGAGTTTCAACGCTTCAAAGAACTTGTAAGTCGTGAAAGTGATTCTGAAGCAGCCGACATCGCACGACGCATCTTTGGGAAAGCTGACGCTCGCATCTTGTTGTTGTCGGCAACTCCGTTCAAAGCGTATACCGGCGACTCTCCTTGGGAAAGTGACGAAGAACACTACAAGGGATTCCGAACCATTCTCGGTTTTCTATTTGACGGTGACAACGATGCGTTGTTGAGCTACGAAGAACACCGTCAGGCCCTTTTCAAGCAATTGCTGGAACTTCACTCAGAGTCCGGCGATATCGACACTTCACACCGTGACGCTGTGCAGCAAGTTCTGAGACGAGTGATGTGCCGCACTGAACGGCTCAGCGTGTCAGACGATTTCAATGCCATGACTAAGGATAAATGGCAATCGCAACCTCTGCATGTTTCAGCAGGGGACGTACAGAACTTTGTCGCTACGGATAATGTTGTGCGATATCTCAACGAAACTGACACGCAGTCCAAGCATCAACTTCATGCGCCTGTCGAATTCTGCAAATCGGCACCGTATCCACTTTCGTTTCTCGACGACTACAAACTGAAACAACAACTCCGAGCAAGAAAACAAGAATCGGGTGTTCGGAAAGAGCTTCGAGCAAATCGGAATGCTTGGATCAACCACAGACAGGTGAATCAGTACAAGCTGGAGTTTGAGGGAAACGGATCAGCAGCCGTCAACGCCAAGTTGAATCAAGTCTTGCAGGAAGTCCTCGAACTTAACGGGGATAAACTACTCTGGGTGCCACCGAGTTTGCCGTGTTATCCGTTGGCAGGTGCGCATAAGGAATCCATGGGGTTCTCAAAGACGCTCATATTTTCCGCTTGGCTAATGGTCCCTCGAATGCTGTCTTCGCTGATTTCTTACGAGGTGGAACGCCGCACTATTGGCAATAAAGACTCGATGGATGCTCAGGAGCAGAATGACCGGAAATACTTTCATGCGAAGAACGAGAAACGGCACCCAATTCCGCAATTAGTCTTCTCTCAAAAGAAATCGGAAGGCGGAGAGACGGCGAACAACATGTCGAACCTTGCTCTTCTGTATCCCTCGCACACATTGACCGATGTATTCGATCCTATCGAGTCTTTCGCAAACCACCGTTCGCTGGCAGAAATTCGCACGCAGGTCGCTACCAAAATCAACCAGTTGATCGAGGATGCCGAACTCCATCGTTTCAGCAGTCCATCGGGTGAATCGGACAGGTGGTACTGGGCAGCACCACTGCTATTGGACCGACGAACGCCGTCACTCCGCAGTGATGTCGAGGACTGGCTGAATGTTGTCCTTGAATCCGATGATTCTTCGTTCTTCAAGACAAAGAAGGGTGACAAGAAAGAGAAAGATGAAAACAGTTCGAAGGCCAAACACTTCGAAGAACTTGTGCATTGTTTTGAAAATCCATTCGATGCAGGCCTTGGTTCTATTCCCGCTGATCTTGGTGAGATTCTTGCAGACATGGCAATCGGCAGTCCGGCAGTGACCGCCCTGCGAAGTGTGTCGAAACAGTTTCAACCCAACTTTTATGACCGAACACTCTTCGCTTTCGATATCGCCGCAGAATTCCTGAGCCTCTTCAACAAACCCGAGTCGATTGCAGCAGTCCGGTTAACCACTGAGAGATCATCGTATTGGAGACGTGTGCTTCGTTACTGCGTCGATGGATGCCTTCAGTCCGTGTTGGATGAATTCTTCCATGTGCTGAAGTCGGACTGTCCGTCGATTTGGGAGTTGTACTACCGGCTTGTTGACTCAATGAATCTTGGCACTTCTTCAATCAAAGTTGATGGGCTGAACAGCTTTCTTAAAGAGAAGCGTCGAAACCTGCGCTGTCACTACGCTGTCGATTTGGGTAATCAGCGGGTCGAAACAGAAGACGGTAAGAAACGTATCAAGGGCATCCGCCACAATTTCAACTCCCCTTTCCGTCCATTCGTTTTGGCGACAACTTCGATTGGTCAGGAAGGACTCGATTTCCACACGTATTGTCGAAAGATCGTTCACTGGAACTTACCTACAAATCCAATCGATCTCGAACAGCGGGAGGGCCGCATCAATCGTTTCAAAGGGCTTGTGATCCGCCAGCAGATTGCCAGCAAATACGGCAGTCGGTTGAATAAGGGAATGGTGGACGAGCACGGTGTTTGGGATGCCTTGTTTTCGGTTGCGGACCGGGAAGAACGACTGGGTACTGGGAAGTGTGAGTTAATTCCATTCTGGCACGTGGAAGCCGACAACTTCCAGATTGAGAGAATCATTCCCTTCTATCCATTCAGCCAAGATCGGGCACGACTGTCCTCGTTGTTAAAGACTCTTGCACTCTACCGGCTCGCCTTTGGCCAGCCTCGCCAAGCAGAACTTGTTGAGCACTTACTCACCAATATTTCCGAAGCAAGAATCAAGGAGATTCGTGACAAACTGATGATCGATCTGAGTCCGATTGGTTACATCAAACGTGAAATTTATACCTTGGAGCCAATTGAAGGGGACAATGATCTTGCCTGATTCTCTTGTCCAACCACTCTTCGACGGTCTAATCGACATCTATCGGCTACCGGCGAACTATTCGCCAAGTTTCAAACAAGCTTGTACTCAGACCCCCGAGATGCCGCATTTAAGGCGTTGTGGGCGAAATGACACGAAAACTGCTATCTCATTACAAGGCAGTTACTTGAGCGTGTTTGCCGCCCTCAAGTTCTGCCCAGATACTGCCGATAAAACATATGTCCCATTTGACTTTTCTTTCAAATGGGACATAATTGCATCGTCAGGAAGCAAATACAAAGAGAGTACCTGACTAATGCCATATGTTCTTTTGCTGCTACAAGCTCTGAAACAAGCCGGATGGAAGGTCAAGATTCACGATTCTGAGCGGCTCGAACCGCCACATGTCACCATATACCAGAAGAGGCGAAAGTGGCGGCTAGCTCTCCGTGATGGGACGTTTTTGGACAAAGGTGACAAATGGAGCCAAATTGACGATGCAGTAAAAGATACCATACAAGACAAAGATAACTGGAAACTACTAAAGACGGAGTGGAACAATATTCATGGCGATAATCCGGTCGAGATCGAAGAATAGAACAACTAAGAAGAAGCCAACTGCCATCAACTCGGCGCAGATGCTTAGGTACGTCGTGCTTGACACCGAAAATCAGTTGCTCGATCAACTTGGAAGGAATTATGCCGTCGTTTGTGATACGAGAGAATCTGTACTTAAAGCATTGGAACGAACCGATGCCAATTCGCTTTGGATCTCTCGTCGATCTGAAAAGACCGTGGAACTAGCAAAGACTCTGGTTGAGTTGATCTCAGAGAGTGGAGCACAACGTCGTTCGAGCTTTGGAAACCTCCTGACGCTCGAATCCGCTAAAGTTGATGTTCGTCCTATATTAGAAAGATTGTTCGGTCACGTTGTCGGTGTCTCTCGACAGTTTAGGAGATTGCCCTTGGAGGAACTTACAGAAGTTCTTAGTGCTACACCCGAAGAACGACGTGATGTGTTCATCGGCGGTGTTCTCAACTCTGAATTCAAGACGCTCGTATTAGTTCGGGGCAATCTGGAACAAATCATCGTCCCACTCTCGATGTTTCGTCCATCAGGTAGGGCTACGCCCGACTTCACTAAGTTTGAGCTAGGCGACTACGGACACACATTGCAATTCGGCGACTATGAGGCCACGACAGACATTGTTCTATGGGAAGTTGACTCCGACTATCGTAAGAGGGCAAAAGCCAGAGAACGAAATCTTGCCAAGGGCTTTGGGCCATCGTTGCGGCGATTACGCAAGCAACGAGGCTTGTCTCAATTTGATTTTCCAAACGTATCTCGGAGGACGATCTCTCGAATTGAAAAGGGAGACGTTGATAAACCGCACGAAATTACGTTGAACCGTATTGCAAAAGCACTTGGCGTTCCCGCCGAAGAAATTGAATCTTACTGAGTGTGTGTGGACTTCTCGGAGCAGGAGAGCAGAAAGTAAAAGGGGCGCATATTCTTCAAGATAACTTACATGATGGGGTTCAGGTTTATAATTTCTTCTCTTCTGGTCGTGTATGCCAAAACGCTCACAGCACAAACACCCCCTGCAACGGCAGTCGCAGCAGGTGAATGAATGGCGACGCTGGAA
This window encodes:
- a CDS encoding DEAD/DEAH box helicase is translated as MKPPQLDEHVTRSLDLLKDFQRATVDVVYDSLFHHGQRRMLVADEVGLGKTIVAKGVIARRIMERPDLERKKPLKVTYICSNQVIAHENVGKLDVYPDQRSHDRFASRLTFLAFEPEGGDEGVLRLNTLTPATSFNKGSSTGQQGERRILFSLLMQDEQLRSYGKPVSAMLRAGVQKAASEWFAKLKSEIDKPCGFELRPCCHERFLKAIRKKKLKYSDCPLFHHLGIFRSISLYDAVFEFSKLLTLKNLGKYRDGSDHLVRELKDILSEVCVDYIDADIYILDEFQRFKELVSRESDSEAADIARRIFGKADARILLLSATPFKAYTGDSPWESDEEHYKGFRTILGFLFDGDNDALLSYEEHRQALFKQLLELHSESGDIDTSHRDAVQQVLRRVMCRTERLSVSDDFNAMTKDKWQSQPLHVSAGDVQNFVATDNVVRYLNETDTQSKHQLHAPVEFCKSAPYPLSFLDDYKLKQQLRARKQESGVRKELRANRNAWINHRQVNQYKLEFEGNGSAAVNAKLNQVLQEVLELNGDKLLWVPPSLPCYPLAGAHKESMGFSKTLIFSAWLMVPRMLSSLISYEVERRTIGNKDSMDAQEQNDRKYFHAKNEKRHPIPQLVFSQKKSEGGETANNMSNLALLYPSHTLTDVFDPIESFANHRSLAEIRTQVATKINQLIEDAELHRFSSPSGESDRWYWAAPLLLDRRTPSLRSDVEDWLNVVLESDDSSFFKTKKGDKKEKDENSSKAKHFEELVHCFENPFDAGLGSIPADLGEILADMAIGSPAVTALRSVSKQFQPNFYDRTLFAFDIAAEFLSLFNKPESIAAVRLTTERSSYWRRVLRYCVDGCLQSVLDEFFHVLKSDCPSIWELYYRLVDSMNLGTSSIKVDGLNSFLKEKRRNLRCHYAVDLGNQRVETEDGKKRIKGIRHNFNSPFRPFVLATTSIGQEGLDFHTYCRKIVHWNLPTNPIDLEQREGRINRFKGLVIRQQIASKYGSRLNKGMVDEHGVWDALFSVADREERLGTGKCELIPFWHVEADNFQIERIIPFYPFSQDRARLSSLLKTLALYRLAFGQPRQAELVEHLLTNISEARIKEIRDKLMIDLSPIGYIKREIYTLEPIEGDNDLA
- a CDS encoding helix-turn-helix transcriptional regulator yields the protein MLDTENQLLDQLGRNYAVVCDTRESVLKALERTDANSLWISRRSEKTVELAKTLVELISESGAQRRSSFGNLLTLESAKVDVRPILERLFGHVVGVSRQFRRLPLEELTEVLSATPEERRDVFIGGVLNSEFKTLVLVRGNLEQIIVPLSMFRPSGRATPDFTKFELGDYGHTLQFGDYEATTDIVLWEVDSDYRKRAKARERNLAKGFGPSLRRLRKQRGLSQFDFPNVSRRTISRIEKGDVDKPHEITLNRIAKALGVPAEEIESY